One window of the Runella slithyformis DSM 19594 genome contains the following:
- a CDS encoding ISAon1 family transposase, which yields MDTNPNSTNSIGEFYGVKGRNLLRHYKDCQGGFKHWNQKSNAKLWLLYPQNMGTHLSIDETSLSDGELYTILTNKAAKGRKGSIVAIIAGTKAETVIEILRRIPVRPRKKVLEITLDMAGNMALIAKRCFPLATQVTDRFHVQKLASEALQEIRIKYRWQAIDAENEAIEQAKISQQPYHAEVLANGDTLKQLLARSRYVLYKKEKDWTENQKQRATLLFERYPDLKKAYELTMALSHIFENTTDKLYGLARLAKWHEKVRQSGFKAFNTVARSIQNHYETILNYFDNRSTNASAESFNAKIKAFRAQFRGVRNVEFFLYRLTQLYA from the coding sequence GTGGATACGAATCCGAATAGTACAAATTCAATCGGAGAGTTTTATGGCGTGAAGGGTCGGAATCTGCTTCGTCACTACAAAGATTGCCAAGGTGGATTCAAACATTGGAATCAAAAGTCTAATGCTAAACTATGGCTGTTATACCCTCAAAATATGGGAACTCATCTTTCCATTGATGAAACCTCGTTATCTGATGGGGAGTTATACACTATTCTTACCAATAAAGCAGCCAAAGGCAGAAAAGGGAGCATTGTAGCAATTATTGCGGGTACAAAGGCTGAAACAGTCATTGAAATTCTTCGCAGGATACCTGTAAGACCTCGTAAAAAAGTCCTTGAAATTACGCTGGACATGGCCGGTAATATGGCTTTAATCGCCAAGCGCTGTTTCCCTTTGGCTACCCAAGTCACTGACCGTTTCCATGTACAGAAATTGGCCTCCGAAGCTTTACAGGAAATCAGGATCAAGTATCGATGGCAGGCCATAGATGCCGAAAATGAAGCCATAGAACAAGCTAAAATCAGTCAACAACCTTACCATGCTGAAGTTCTCGCTAATGGAGACACCCTTAAACAATTATTAGCTCGCAGCAGGTATGTGCTCTACAAAAAGGAGAAAGATTGGACAGAGAATCAAAAACAAAGGGCAACACTACTTTTTGAGCGCTATCCTGATTTGAAAAAAGCCTATGAGTTAACGATGGCCTTGAGCCATATTTTTGAGAATACTACTGATAAACTTTATGGATTGGCCAGACTGGCCAAATGGCATGAAAAGGTTCGTCAGTCAGGATTTAAAGCCTTCAACACGGTGGCGCGTTCTATTCAAAACCATTATGAAACCATCCTTAACTATTTTGATAATCGAAGTACGAACGCGTCTGCCGAATCTTTTAATGCCAAGATTAAAGCTTTTCGAGCTCAGTTCAGAGGGGTAAGGAATGTAGAATTCTTTCTTTATCGGCTAACGCAGTTATATGCTTAA
- a CDS encoding phosphatase PAP2 family protein yields MNLLKLLRTNWPFWIPYCLFLMGLGTAQLLYRQGIISLEVNRYSNPYADLFFKYITHLGDGAFVIAAGLVMLYRSRYKGILILLSYAVSGIFAQLIKNFGFPKEPRPAEYFSGMMQHLHTVEGVELSHWNSFPSGHTTSAFAFFALITFWVKSPFLKFLCLAAAVTVGFSRMYLMQHFLIDVYAGSLLGTLTAYALVLNSHRLKLRAST; encoded by the coding sequence ATGAACCTGCTTAAATTGCTGCGCACAAATTGGCCTTTCTGGATTCCGTACTGTCTGTTTCTGATGGGATTGGGGACCGCTCAACTTCTTTACCGACAAGGTATTATCAGCCTGGAGGTCAATCGCTATTCCAATCCGTATGCCGATCTGTTTTTTAAGTACATTACGCATTTGGGAGATGGGGCGTTTGTGATAGCGGCAGGACTTGTTATGCTGTATCGGTCGCGCTATAAAGGTATTTTGATTCTGTTATCGTACGCTGTATCGGGTATTTTTGCCCAACTGATCAAAAATTTCGGATTCCCTAAGGAGCCGCGCCCGGCCGAGTATTTTTCGGGAATGATGCAGCATCTGCACACCGTGGAGGGGGTTGAATTAAGTCACTGGAACAGTTTTCCTTCGGGGCATACCACCTCTGCTTTTGCTTTTTTTGCGTTGATCACCTTCTGGGTCAAATCCCCTTTTCTGAAATTCCTGTGTCTGGCGGCAGCCGTTACCGTGGGTTTTTCCCGAATGTATCTGATGCAGCATTTTCTGATCGATGTGTACGCCGGTTCGCTGTTGGGCACCCTCACCGCTTATGCACTGGTATTGAACAGTCATCGACTCAAACTTCGTGCGTCAACGTAG
- a CDS encoding GNAT family N-acetyltransferase, producing MNIIIRKGTPDDFPAIFQLIQEFAMFQKTPEKVIITLNQMRENKDLFQCFVVEHENASIIGFASFFMAYYSWSGKALYLDDLYVKKEYRGHQIGTQLLDKLIDYANLEHCTKVRWQVSHWNKEAIEFYKKIGAKVDDTEINCDLYL from the coding sequence ATGAACATCATTATCCGAAAAGGAACGCCCGACGACTTCCCGGCCATCTTCCAACTGATTCAGGAGTTTGCGATGTTTCAGAAAACTCCCGAAAAAGTAATCATTACGCTCAACCAAATGCGGGAGAATAAAGACCTTTTTCAGTGTTTTGTGGTAGAGCACGAAAACGCTTCCATCATTGGCTTTGCCTCCTTTTTTATGGCCTACTATTCCTGGTCGGGCAAGGCGCTGTATTTGGATGATCTGTACGTGAAGAAAGAATACCGAGGACATCAGATCGGCACCCAATTGCTGGACAAACTGATTGACTACGCCAATTTGGAACACTGTACAAAAGTTCGTTGGCAGGTCTCACATTGGAACAAAGAAGCCATTGAATTTTATAAAAAAATAGGTGCCAAAGTAGATGACACCGAGATCAATTGTGATCTGTATTTATAA
- a CDS encoding glycosyltransferase family 39 protein has product MKTKSSFSIEKPWVVALLALVFFVPYLGNVHLFDWDEINFAESAREMLATGNYLRVQIDYQPFWEKPPLFIWIQALSMKVFGVNEFAARFPNAVVGIMTLLTFFFVGKRLIDVRFGFLWALAYLGSVTPHLYFKSGIIDPLFNYFMFLSVLFLLPALKKESPPRAMRFFWAGIFAGLAVWTKGPVGVGVPTLTLAAFWLLHYVQNRSSDASKPSDGYVGHLPFDGLLGFSLKNILIYGLTAGVLTAGWMLAIIWESGWATFIAFLEYLYRLGATSEADHGQPFYYHFVVVLVGCFPISVLGLPYVSRIFQPLLRKFVKRAHGITTPEQFRRGITNPAQLPEISNSASLPASDRSPLLTPHFFNAMLCLFWVVMIVFSIVKTKIVHYSSMTYFPLSFLAALWVYRWLKGEILWPRWMSVLLLIIGGILSLVLTAVPLIGMYSAAVTPYIDDAFVVANLQAPVEWAGYEWLFGVIYFAVIVLATILWKKQKVLTIRALLFATAILMFVYGAVVVPKIEGYTQRTVIDFYASKRGQNVYVWPIGFKSYAQFFYFKKPNGVRPEASHEDWLLNGPVDKPTFLISRIDRAEQFRNHPNLELIKEENGFVFFRRKPDYEKISESLTK; this is encoded by the coding sequence TTGAAAACGAAATCTTCTTTTAGCATCGAAAAACCCTGGGTCGTCGCGCTGTTGGCGCTCGTTTTTTTTGTTCCTTATTTAGGCAATGTTCATTTGTTTGACTGGGACGAGATCAACTTTGCCGAATCAGCGCGTGAAATGCTGGCCACGGGAAATTATCTGCGCGTACAAATTGACTATCAGCCTTTTTGGGAAAAACCGCCGTTGTTTATCTGGATACAGGCTCTATCGATGAAAGTATTCGGCGTCAATGAATTTGCCGCCCGTTTTCCCAATGCCGTCGTCGGCATTATGACATTACTCACCTTTTTCTTTGTCGGCAAACGCCTCATCGACGTCCGTTTCGGCTTTTTGTGGGCGTTAGCCTACTTGGGCTCCGTCACGCCGCATCTGTACTTTAAATCAGGAATCATTGACCCGCTGTTCAATTACTTTATGTTTTTGAGCGTGCTGTTCCTTCTCCCTGCGTTAAAAAAGGAAAGTCCGCCAAGAGCGATGCGTTTCTTTTGGGCGGGAATCTTTGCGGGGTTGGCGGTTTGGACCAAAGGCCCCGTGGGCGTGGGCGTACCAACCCTAACGTTGGCCGCTTTTTGGCTTCTTCATTATGTTCAAAATCGCTCATCAGACGCTTCAAAACCGTCAGATGGGTATGTCGGGCATCTTCCCTTCGACGGTTTATTAGGCTTTTCCCTCAAAAACATTCTCATTTATGGCCTGACCGCCGGAGTACTCACGGCCGGATGGATGCTGGCCATTATTTGGGAAAGCGGTTGGGCGACTTTTATCGCTTTTTTGGAATACCTCTACCGGCTCGGCGCTACCTCCGAAGCTGACCACGGACAGCCGTTTTATTACCATTTTGTGGTGGTTTTGGTGGGTTGTTTTCCCATTTCGGTGCTCGGACTGCCGTATGTGAGTCGAATTTTTCAGCCTTTGCTCCGGAAGTTTGTCAAGCGAGCGCATGGGATTACAACTCCGGAACAGTTCAGGCGCGGGATTACAAATCCCGCGCAGCTTCCTGAGATTTCAAATTCTGCATCGCTTCCGGCGTCCGACCGCTCCCCGCTACTGACTCCTCACTTCTTCAATGCTATGCTTTGCCTTTTTTGGGTGGTCATGATCGTTTTCTCGATCGTAAAGACCAAAATCGTGCATTATAGCTCCATGACCTATTTTCCGCTGTCGTTTTTGGCCGCGCTGTGGGTGTACCGTTGGCTCAAAGGAGAAATTTTATGGCCACGTTGGATGAGTGTTCTTCTGCTAATCATTGGAGGAATCCTGTCACTGGTTTTGACGGCCGTTCCTTTGATCGGCATGTATTCGGCCGCCGTTACACCTTACATTGACGATGCGTTTGTGGTGGCAAACCTACAGGCTCCCGTCGAATGGGCAGGATACGAATGGCTGTTTGGGGTCATTTATTTCGCAGTAATTGTATTGGCAACTATTTTGTGGAAGAAACAAAAGGTATTGACCATTAGAGCATTACTCTTCGCTACCGCGATTCTGATGTTTGTGTACGGGGCCGTGGTGGTGCCGAAGATCGAAGGCTACACTCAGCGAACAGTGATCGATTTTTACGCTTCCAAGCGCGGTCAGAACGTGTACGTATGGCCGATCGGATTTAAAAGCTACGCGCAATTTTTTTACTTCAAAAAACCCAACGGCGTGCGGCCGGAAGCAAGCCATGAAGACTGGCTGCTGAATGGCCCCGTGGATAAACCTACGTTTTTAATCTCTCGCATTGACCGGGCTGAACAATTCCGAAATCATCCCAATCTGGAGCTGATCAAAGAAGAAAACGGCTTTGTCTTCTTTCGTCGAAAGCCTGATTACGAGAAGATTTCAGAATCCTTAACAAAATAA
- a CDS encoding AIR synthase family protein, with product MKNDTGKITDEAFKNLVYPFCGASRPEVRIGPNFGTDISIIELPNGYEMALTSDPLSYIPNLGTEESAWLSVHLMANDMATTGVAPQYAQFVLNLPSYVSEADFQAYWQYIHRFCRQIGVAITGGHTGRFEGMNSTIAGGGTMIAIAEKGKMLCSQYAQPGNDIIVTKQAALIATSILARCFPNTVKEKCGVSAFQEASDLFYQTSSLTEGLTASAFNDSEGLSVTAMHDVTEGGILGAIYEMAVASRCGTEVEISLLPIGTVAKSVCDLFGIDPAYSVGAGSMVMAVKPEKTPQLIQKLSTEGISATRVGRFVSPENGINKITSSGESRIIPPLKDPYWAAFFKALNQGLT from the coding sequence ATGAAAAACGACACAGGAAAAATCACCGACGAGGCTTTTAAAAACCTCGTGTATCCTTTCTGCGGTGCTTCACGCCCCGAAGTTAGAATCGGGCCAAACTTCGGTACCGATATTTCCATCATTGAATTGCCCAATGGGTACGAAATGGCCCTTACCAGCGACCCTCTCTCTTACATTCCTAACCTCGGAACGGAAGAATCAGCCTGGCTCTCGGTCCACCTAATGGCCAACGACATGGCCACTACGGGCGTAGCGCCACAGTATGCTCAGTTTGTCTTAAACCTTCCTTCCTACGTATCGGAGGCTGATTTTCAGGCCTATTGGCAATACATCCACCGATTTTGCCGGCAGATCGGCGTGGCTATTACGGGCGGACATACGGGCCGTTTTGAAGGAATGAACTCTACCATTGCGGGGGGCGGCACCATGATCGCAATTGCGGAAAAAGGAAAAATGCTGTGCAGTCAATACGCCCAACCCGGCAACGACATCATCGTGACTAAGCAGGCAGCGCTGATTGCTACCTCAATCTTAGCGCGATGCTTTCCCAATACCGTCAAAGAAAAATGCGGCGTGTCAGCTTTTCAGGAAGCTTCAGATTTGTTTTACCAAACAAGCAGCCTCACAGAAGGACTCACCGCATCGGCTTTTAACGACAGCGAGGGGCTGTCCGTCACGGCTATGCACGATGTTACGGAAGGCGGCATTTTGGGCGCGATCTATGAAATGGCCGTAGCATCTCGGTGCGGCACTGAAGTAGAGATCAGCCTTCTACCGATTGGCACAGTTGCCAAAAGCGTCTGTGACCTTTTTGGTATCGATCCTGCCTATTCCGTGGGTGCGGGTTCAATGGTCATGGCCGTAAAGCCCGAAAAAACGCCTCAATTGATTCAAAAGTTAAGTACCGAAGGAATTTCAGCCACGCGCGTCGGACGGTTTGTATCCCCGGAAAATGGAATTAACAAAATCACTTCGTCAGGCGAGTCTCGTATTATTCCACCTTTAAAAGACCCGTACTGGGCAGCTTTTTTTAAGGCGTTAAACCAAGGACTGACATGA
- a CDS encoding Trm112 family protein codes for MKPSFIHKLCCPFDKQDLSLTIIKKDMEGNIIEGLLTCESCRRYYPIVYGIPIMNPDEYREPQLEEPILKRWSKQLGSSFDEKLLK; via the coding sequence ATGAAACCATCGTTCATCCATAAACTCTGCTGTCCGTTTGACAAACAGGACCTTTCACTCACGATCATTAAGAAAGACATGGAAGGAAACATCATTGAAGGACTGCTCACCTGCGAAAGTTGTCGACGGTACTACCCCATCGTCTACGGCATCCCCATTATGAATCCGGACGAATACCGCGAACCCCAATTGGAAGAACCCATTCTGAAAAGGTGGTCGAAACAACTCGGCAGCAGCTTTGACGAGAAATTACTGAAATAA
- a CDS encoding transposase: MPGFHWTATLLSALGQTPSVCQMSWWTSRGKYQEVGTNIIFRMLKKLHKTIGSSVLHVLDRGYANAWTIEWMNEFKQDFLVRWKKTHLLCHSEKGTKQTHLLARSFKAVGRKMLRDNQRKISKYVTIAYTQVTHADFKDKSLWLIIVRDKKSLQPPMYLLTSIAITNTRLAWEMCHSYMHRWNIEQTFRCSKAELGMESPRLWFWENRLKLLAIVALVYDFLLMLLRNWSHWIPLFLRHWCHRTGNRYRNASIPIYRLRLAISHVLYTACCACQTSG; the protein is encoded by the coding sequence GTGCCCGGCTTTCATTGGACAGCTACCCTTTTGTCAGCTTTGGGACAAACTCCAAGTGTATGTCAGATGAGTTGGTGGACATCAAGGGGTAAATATCAGGAAGTAGGGACCAACATTATCTTTCGGATGCTCAAAAAGCTCCATAAAACCATTGGAAGCAGCGTTCTGCATGTGTTAGACCGAGGTTATGCCAATGCCTGGACGATTGAATGGATGAATGAGTTTAAACAGGACTTTTTAGTTCGTTGGAAGAAAACACATCTATTATGCCATTCTGAAAAAGGAACCAAACAGACTCATTTATTAGCTCGCTCTTTCAAAGCAGTGGGGCGTAAAATGCTTCGTGATAACCAACGCAAAATCAGTAAGTATGTCACGATCGCTTACACACAGGTCACTCACGCTGATTTCAAAGATAAATCCCTATGGCTCATTATCGTACGTGACAAAAAAAGTTTACAGCCCCCTATGTATCTGCTAACCTCCATTGCCATTACCAATACTCGATTGGCTTGGGAGATGTGTCATTCTTATATGCATCGCTGGAATATAGAGCAAACCTTTAGATGTAGTAAAGCCGAATTGGGTATGGAGTCACCCAGGCTTTGGTTCTGGGAAAATAGACTCAAATTACTTGCTATTGTAGCATTAGTCTATGATTTTCTGCTGATGTTATTGAGAAATTGGAGCCATTGGATTCCGCTTTTTCTCAGACATTGGTGCCATAGAACAGGAAATCGGTACCGAAACGCTTCGATACCGATTTACAGATTAAGACTCGCCATCTCCCACGTGCTTTACACTGCTTGTTGCGCTTGCCAAACTTCGGGATGA
- a CDS encoding WD40/YVTN/BNR-like repeat-containing protein has product MFLRALFFLPFFFPTLLAAQWIPQKSTTEAHFRAISAVSKNVVWAGGSKGTVLRTDNGGETWSVLSVPGTEKLDFRGIKGLDKKTAVAVSAGLAEEGQARIYRTDDAGKTWQQVWQTDQKGVFLDGIAFWDKKNGLIFGDPIDNHLYLLKTTDGGKTWQRLTPETLPANLPNEASFAASNSTMVMQGTKNVWVGTGGADHARVLYSTDRGTTWQVTDTPMKANASSGIFGLHFWDAQNGIAVGGDYKADKEAFENVIVTQDGGKSWEKRTPTTPAGLKEAVVKLKNGTFITVGPAGSALSKDNAQTWQPLTGATAGLHALTCAGSMCWAIGSKGQIVRLSN; this is encoded by the coding sequence ATGTTTCTGCGCGCCCTATTTTTTTTACCGTTTTTTTTCCCAACGCTCCTTGCCGCCCAATGGATTCCGCAAAAGAGCACTACAGAAGCGCATTTCAGAGCAATCTCGGCCGTCAGTAAAAACGTTGTGTGGGCCGGCGGAAGCAAAGGAACCGTTTTACGCACCGATAACGGCGGGGAAACATGGAGCGTACTGTCAGTGCCCGGTACAGAGAAGCTTGATTTCAGAGGCATTAAAGGGCTGGACAAAAAAACGGCCGTAGCCGTAAGTGCCGGCTTGGCCGAAGAAGGTCAGGCGCGTATCTACCGCACCGACGATGCCGGCAAAACCTGGCAGCAGGTATGGCAAACCGACCAAAAAGGGGTTTTTCTTGACGGGATAGCCTTTTGGGACAAAAAGAACGGACTCATCTTCGGCGACCCCATCGACAATCATTTGTACTTACTCAAAACCACCGACGGCGGCAAAACCTGGCAACGCCTCACGCCCGAGACACTTCCCGCCAACTTACCCAACGAAGCCTCTTTTGCCGCCAGCAATTCGACGATGGTAATGCAGGGCACTAAAAATGTTTGGGTAGGCACCGGCGGGGCCGACCACGCCCGCGTATTGTATTCTACCGACCGAGGCACCACTTGGCAGGTGACCGACACCCCCATGAAAGCCAATGCTTCCTCGGGAATTTTCGGTCTGCACTTTTGGGACGCCCAAAACGGTATCGCCGTGGGCGGTGATTATAAAGCGGATAAAGAAGCGTTTGAAAACGTCATCGTAACGCAGGATGGCGGCAAGAGCTGGGAGAAAAGGACGCCTACCACTCCTGCGGGGCTCAAAGAAGCGGTTGTTAAATTAAAGAACGGCACATTTATCACCGTTGGGCCGGCCGGCAGCGCCCTTTCAAAAGACAACGCACAAACCTGGCAACCGCTCACGGGAGCCACCGCCGGTCTCCATGCCCTGACCTGCGCAGGGAGTATGTGTTGGGCCATCGGCTCAAAAGGCCAAATTGTACGATTATCAAATTAA
- a CDS encoding thiamine phosphate synthase produces the protein MNITKKIMGGVYLVIDPGWESTFTFPRLTQALKAGISALQIWDNWPAGMDKLAFIQEVTSLAHARDVPVLINNNPELLGETPLDGIHFDSPCIAIDQMESTLGRSFLKGITCGNDLTTVHWANDRHFDYISFCSLFPSASADSCEIVSKETLQKARKLTKMPIFVAGGISLENITTLQNCGINGAALISAIMQSADPFEATQLFNDYFNTVNS, from the coding sequence ATGAACATCACAAAAAAAATAATGGGCGGAGTATATTTGGTCATTGATCCCGGTTGGGAAAGCACCTTTACGTTTCCCCGCTTGACCCAAGCGCTTAAGGCAGGTATCAGTGCATTACAGATTTGGGACAACTGGCCCGCTGGAATGGACAAATTGGCTTTTATTCAAGAAGTTACGTCGTTGGCCCACGCCCGGGATGTACCCGTCCTGATCAATAATAATCCGGAACTGCTGGGAGAAACGCCCTTGGACGGCATTCATTTTGACTCTCCCTGCATCGCAATCGACCAAATGGAAAGCACTCTCGGCCGTTCTTTTCTGAAAGGCATCACCTGCGGCAACGATTTGACCACGGTCCATTGGGCCAACGACCGCCATTTTGATTACATTTCGTTCTGTTCTCTGTTCCCCTCGGCGTCGGCCGATTCGTGTGAAATTGTCTCCAAAGAAACCCTGCAAAAGGCGCGAAAGCTAACGAAAATGCCCATTTTCGTCGCAGGAGGCATTTCGTTAGAAAACATTACTACGCTGCAAAACTGCGGGATCAACGGCGCGGCACTTATCTCCGCTATCATGCAATCAGCCGATCCTTTTGAAGCCACCCAACTATTCAACGATTATTTTAACACCGTTAACTCATGA
- a CDS encoding ISAon1 family transposase N-terminal region protein encodes MESFLPIVQFLLPEFILENFELTTINRQEGVFHIHLTEKNTDDRDSERKNLLSKGFFAPITVQDFPLRGQKVFLHIKRRRWLNTQTGKVVYRDWAEVSKGTRMTSEFANFLKGISGYESE; translated from the coding sequence TTGGAGAGTTTCCTACCTATCGTTCAGTTCCTGTTGCCCGAGTTCATTTTGGAAAATTTTGAATTGACTACTATTAACCGCCAAGAGGGTGTCTTCCATATCCATCTTACAGAGAAAAATACAGACGATCGAGACTCTGAGCGGAAAAATTTGTTATCCAAAGGTTTTTTTGCGCCCATAACTGTCCAAGACTTTCCCCTGCGTGGGCAAAAGGTCTTTCTTCACATTAAGCGCCGCCGATGGCTCAATACCCAAACAGGTAAAGTAGTTTACAGAGACTGGGCAGAAGTAAGCAAAGGAACGCGAATGACAAGTGAATTCGCGAATTTTTTAAAAGGTATCAGTGGATACGAATCCGAATAG
- the glgP gene encoding alpha-glucan family phosphorylase: MAKKLPSAYAHPYAIDSRYKKSVAYFSMEFAVDQALKTYSGGLGFLAGSHMKSAHDLRQNLIGIGILWKHGYYDQVRTTDNSMVPQFREKMYSFLKDTGIRFQITIANKPVWVASYFLDPKLFGTVPMFFLTTDTDGNDAWARQISYHLYDADAAVKVMQCMLLGIGGAKFLDELGYEPDIYHLNEAHAVSSVYYLYKKLGKVDAVKKRLVFTTHTPEEAGNEKHNIYFLNDLSFFAGVPLETARKITGFGAGETVFSHSLAALRLSHQANAVSKLHGEVSRKMWGWAEGICDITHVTNSQHKASWADAELELARSKGDLDGIEKRKKVLKSQLFRTVADQVGKLFDPNILTIVWARRFAGYKRPDLLTRDRERFDRIMRNKDFPVQFIWAGKPYPKDEGAIQTFNQLFYLSHLYPNMAVLTGYELALSKQMKEGSDLWLNTPVVTREASGTSGMTAAMNASLNFSTYDGWVCEFSRHGENSFIVPVASESNRDGEDISNMLDVLENEILPLYYERSNDWYETVLRSMNEVGNFFNADRMAAEYYEKVYK; the protein is encoded by the coding sequence ATGGCTAAAAAACTTCCTTCGGCGTATGCCCACCCGTACGCCATTGACTCACGTTACAAAAAATCCGTCGCGTATTTTTCCATGGAATTTGCCGTTGACCAGGCCCTCAAGACCTATTCGGGCGGCTTGGGCTTTTTGGCCGGTTCGCACATGAAAAGTGCCCACGACCTGCGCCAAAACCTCATCGGTATCGGTATCCTTTGGAAACACGGCTACTACGATCAGGTGCGCACCACCGACAACAGCATGGTGCCGCAGTTTCGGGAAAAAATGTACAGTTTTCTGAAAGACACGGGCATCCGCTTTCAGATCACCATCGCCAATAAGCCCGTTTGGGTGGCATCCTATTTTCTGGACCCGAAGCTGTTTGGGACCGTACCTATGTTTTTTCTGACCACCGACACCGACGGAAACGACGCCTGGGCCCGTCAGATTTCCTACCATCTTTACGACGCCGATGCGGCCGTGAAAGTGATGCAGTGTATGTTGCTGGGTATTGGCGGTGCGAAATTTCTGGACGAGCTGGGCTACGAACCCGATATTTATCACCTCAACGAAGCCCACGCGGTATCGTCGGTATATTACTTATATAAAAAGCTGGGTAAGGTCGATGCTGTCAAAAAACGGCTGGTCTTTACCACCCATACCCCCGAAGAAGCAGGGAATGAAAAACACAATATTTACTTCCTCAACGACCTGAGTTTCTTTGCGGGCGTACCCCTTGAAACGGCTCGGAAAATTACGGGATTTGGGGCAGGGGAGACCGTTTTCAGTCATTCGCTGGCAGCGCTGCGCCTGAGTCATCAGGCCAATGCCGTTTCCAAACTCCACGGTGAAGTGTCGCGGAAAATGTGGGGTTGGGCCGAAGGAATCTGCGACATTACACACGTGACCAACTCGCAGCACAAAGCCTCCTGGGCCGACGCCGAGCTCGAACTGGCGCGCAGCAAAGGTGATTTGGACGGTATTGAAAAACGGAAGAAAGTCCTGAAAAGCCAATTGTTCAGGACCGTGGCCGATCAGGTAGGTAAACTCTTTGACCCGAACATACTCACCATCGTATGGGCCCGGCGCTTTGCGGGCTACAAGCGCCCCGACCTGCTGACCCGCGACCGTGAACGCTTTGACCGTATCATGCGCAACAAGGATTTTCCGGTACAGTTCATTTGGGCGGGAAAACCCTACCCCAAAGATGAAGGCGCTATTCAAACCTTCAATCAACTGTTTTACCTCAGCCATTTGTACCCCAACATGGCCGTGCTGACGGGCTATGAACTGGCCCTCTCGAAACAGATGAAAGAAGGCTCCGACCTGTGGCTCAATACGCCTGTGGTGACGAGGGAGGCCTCCGGTACCAGCGGCATGACGGCGGCCATGAATGCAAGCCTTAACTTCTCTACCTACGATGGCTGGGTGTGTGAGTTTTCGCGGCACGGCGAAAATTCGTTCATTGTGCCGGTAGCGTCAGAATCCAACCGCGACGGGGAGGATATTTCGAATATGCTGGATGTGTTGGAAAATGAGATCTTGCCTTTGTACTACGAACGCAGCAACGATTGGTACGAGACCGTACTGCGGAGCATGAATGAAGTAGGGAACTTTTTCAACGCTGACCGCATGGCGGCGGAGTATTATGAGAAGGTGTACAAATAA
- a CDS encoding class I SAM-dependent methyltransferase, whose protein sequence is MSFEIVKKDLTNWQNRKEWFFNREFTDTYEQWYEGPYKRAEVWQKKVIEQLVKKDERINTLLEFGCGTTRFTRWWHQIGIEASGGDISPFMLAQAVHLFKGDLVMADSHFMPFKDHTFDAVAFITTFEYYRDPVQVIREAARVGKHGIVFGMMNRNSPKVARRRIQQAFGQNPFYVTATFYTPGHLISVIDEALEGRQYSIEWTCTGLPKWFPVQQWSIPYGDFFGLYVKLL, encoded by the coding sequence ATGAGCTTTGAAATCGTCAAAAAAGACCTGACCAATTGGCAAAACCGCAAAGAGTGGTTTTTTAATCGGGAGTTTACCGATACCTACGAACAATGGTATGAAGGCCCCTACAAACGGGCCGAAGTCTGGCAAAAGAAAGTCATTGAGCAGCTTGTCAAAAAGGATGAACGCATCAATACCCTACTGGAGTTTGGGTGCGGCACCACGCGCTTCACCCGGTGGTGGCATCAGATTGGCATTGAAGCCTCCGGCGGAGATATTTCACCGTTTATGCTGGCACAGGCCGTCCATTTATTTAAGGGAGATCTGGTCATGGCCGACTCCCATTTCATGCCCTTCAAAGATCATACTTTCGATGCCGTAGCCTTTATTACCACCTTTGAATATTACCGCGACCCCGTGCAGGTAATCCGCGAAGCGGCTCGGGTGGGCAAGCATGGCATTGTGTTTGGAATGATGAACCGAAATTCGCCCAAGGTAGCCCGCCGACGTATTCAGCAGGCATTCGGCCAAAACCCCTTTTATGTCACGGCTACCTTCTACACACCGGGGCACCTTATTTCGGTCATTGATGAAGCCCTGGAAGGCCGGCAATACAGCATTGAATGGACCTGTACCGGCTTGCCCAAATGGTTTCCGGTGCAGCAGTGGAGTATCCCGTACGGTGATTTTTTTGGACTATACGTAAAACTTCTATAA